ATTGAAATGTTGAATTTATTTTACACTGATATTTATATTCATTGGAAACTGAAATTATGAGTAGAAAAAAATACGGAATTATTATCGGACTAGTGGTAATTATTATCGCAGGCTTGTTTATGATGTACCACCTATTTTTTTCCGCACCTCAATTGCAGGAAGAAAAAGTTGTTTTTATTGTCAATCGAAACCAAACTGAAACACAAACATTGGATAAGCTGAAAAGCCAAGGATTAATTAAAAATAAAGTGGCTTTAAAATTAGTTCTATTTTTCAAACATAAACAAATAGCGGTTGATGGTTACAATGTTTCAAAAAACATGAGCGCTTGGCAAATTGCCACGAAGATTACTTCTTCTCCTGATATGAAATGGGTGGTTATTCCCGAAGGATGGAGAAAGGAACAAATCGGAGAGCTTCTGGCCAAAACTTTCAACTGGAGCGATGAAGATCTTGATAGGTGGAATACGTCGATCACTAAAATGAAAATCGATTATATCGAGGGAACATATTTCCCGGATACTTACCTTATACCGGTTTCGGACAGCGGATTGGATATGGCCAATCGGATGACCAGAAATTTCGATGAAAAATTTGCGCCTTATGTCACTCAGTTTGCCCAGC
This region of Parcubacteria group bacterium genomic DNA includes:
- the mltG gene encoding endolytic transglycosylase MltG — protein: MSRKKYGIIIGLVVIIIAGLFMMYHLFFSAPQLQEEKVVFIVNRNQTETQTLDKLKSQGLIKNKVALKLVLFFKHKQIAVDGYNVSKNMSAWQIATKITSSPDMKWVVIPEGWRKEQIGELLAKTFNWSDEDLDRWNTSITKMKIDYIEGTYFPDTYLIPVSDSGLDMANRMTRNFDEKFAPYVTQFAQQNIKWTTGLKLASIIQREAGGKDDMPMIAGILWNRLNSDMSLEIDATVQYARGKTDTGWWAPITADDIRTIDSPYNTYKNKGLPPYPIDNPGLDAIEAVLNPAQTDCLYYLHDSDRQIHCAKTLEEHQANIE